A DNA window from Hordeum vulgare subsp. vulgare chromosome 1H, MorexV3_pseudomolecules_assembly, whole genome shotgun sequence contains the following coding sequences:
- the LOC123449979 gene encoding auxin-responsive protein IAA19-like isoform X1, translating into MPPPNLQARDYIGLGPAAPSSSCCSSSGETGPHLALRLGLPGCGSADEAAVDAALTLGPAPAPTRGGAKRGFADSLLHRTAGAGGEEDKTKGESPAAGPGAGAPPAAKAQVVGWPPVRSYRKNTLAANATKTKAESQGRSEAGCCYVKVSMDGAPYLRKVDLKTYSSYDNLSLELEKMFSCFITGKSSSCKTSTRDRLTDGSRADALQDQEYVLTYEDKDADWMLVGDLPWDLFTTTCRKLRIMRGSDAAGMAPR; encoded by the exons ATGCCGCCGCCGAATCTCCAAGCGCGCGACTACATCGGCCTGGGCCCTGCCGCGCcatcctcctcctgctgctcctcctcgggCGAGACGGGCCCGCACCTCGCGCTCCGCCTCGGCCTGCCGGGCTGCGGCTCAGCGGACGAGGCCGCCGTCGACGCCGCGCTCACGCTCGGGCCCGCTCCTGCCCCGACACGGGGCGGCGCCAAGCGTGGGTTCGCCGACTCGCTGCTCCACCGTACTGCcggggcgggcggggaggaggacaAGACGAAGGGTGAATCCCCCGCCGCCGGACCCGGAGCCGGAGCTCCTCCAGCCGCCAA GGCTCAAGTTGTCGGATGGCCACCTGTTCGGAGCTACCGGAAGAACACGTTAGCCGCCAACGCCACAAAGACCAAGGCGGAGAGCCAAGGTAGAAGCGAGGCGGGATGCTGCTATGTCAAGGTCAGCATGGATGGAGCCCCATACCTAAGGAAGGTCGATCTTAAGACTTACTCCAGCTATGACAACCTTTCCctggagctggagaagatgttcaGCTGCTTCATCACTG GCAAAAGCAGTTCCTGCAAAACATCAACGAGAGACAGGCTTACTGATGGTTCTAGGGCTGATGCTCTTCAGGACCAAGAGTATGTGCTTACCTATGAAGACAAAGACGCTGACTGGATGCTTGTGGGTGATCTTCCTTGGGA CTTGTTTACCACTACTTGTCGGAAACTGAGAATCATGAGAGGCTCTGATGCTGCTGGAATGG CCCCAAGATAG
- the LOC123449979 gene encoding auxin-responsive protein IAA19-like isoform X2, producing MPPPNLQARDYIGLGPAAPSSSCCSSSGETGPHLALRLGLPGCGSADEAAVDAALTLGPAPAPTRGGAKRGFADSLLHRTAGAGGEEDKTKGESPAAGPGAGAPPAAKAQVVGWPPVRSYRKNTLAANATKTKAESQGRSEAGCCYVKVSMDGAPYLRKVDLKTYSSYDNLSLELEKMFSCFITGKSSSCKTSTRDRLTDGSRADALQDQEYVLTYEDKDADWMLVGDLPWDLFTTTCRKLRIMRGSDAAGMV from the exons ATGCCGCCGCCGAATCTCCAAGCGCGCGACTACATCGGCCTGGGCCCTGCCGCGCcatcctcctcctgctgctcctcctcgggCGAGACGGGCCCGCACCTCGCGCTCCGCCTCGGCCTGCCGGGCTGCGGCTCAGCGGACGAGGCCGCCGTCGACGCCGCGCTCACGCTCGGGCCCGCTCCTGCCCCGACACGGGGCGGCGCCAAGCGTGGGTTCGCCGACTCGCTGCTCCACCGTACTGCcggggcgggcggggaggaggacaAGACGAAGGGTGAATCCCCCGCCGCCGGACCCGGAGCCGGAGCTCCTCCAGCCGCCAA GGCTCAAGTTGTCGGATGGCCACCTGTTCGGAGCTACCGGAAGAACACGTTAGCCGCCAACGCCACAAAGACCAAGGCGGAGAGCCAAGGTAGAAGCGAGGCGGGATGCTGCTATGTCAAGGTCAGCATGGATGGAGCCCCATACCTAAGGAAGGTCGATCTTAAGACTTACTCCAGCTATGACAACCTTTCCctggagctggagaagatgttcaGCTGCTTCATCACTG GCAAAAGCAGTTCCTGCAAAACATCAACGAGAGACAGGCTTACTGATGGTTCTAGGGCTGATGCTCTTCAGGACCAAGAGTATGTGCTTACCTATGAAGACAAAGACGCTGACTGGATGCTTGTGGGTGATCTTCCTTGGGA CTTGTTTACCACTACTTGTCGGAAACTGAGAATCATGAGAGGCTCTGATGCTGCTGGAATGG TCTGA